The Chlorocebus sabaeus isolate Y175 chromosome 22, mChlSab1.0.hap1, whole genome shotgun sequence genome segment CAAAAGCCTCACCACCCAGACATTTTATTGCCCTTTGGTGCTTTCTGCAGTTCCAAGTGTGGAAAAAGGGTACAttctcttgtgttttgttttttgtcaggaGATGACGTccagattaaaacaaacaaattcatCTTAGATCAGGAACCTTTGGAAGAAGCAGAAACCTTAGCTGTGTCATCAGGATGTCCTGCGACAAGTGTTTCTGAGGGAATTGGGCTCAGAGAATCTTTTCAACAGAAGAGCAGGCAAAAGGATCAATGTGAAAACCCCATACAAGTAACAGTTAAAAAAGAAGAGACCAATTTCAGTCACAGGACAGGAAAAGACTCTGAAGTATCAGGAAGTAATAGTCTTGACTTAAAACATGTTACATATTTGAGAGTTTCTGGAAGAAAGGAATCCCTTAAACATGGCTGTGGCAAACACTTCAGAATGAATTCACACCATTATGACTACAAGAAATATGGGAAGGGGCTCAGACACATGATTGGCGGCTTCAGCctacatcagagaattcatactggactGAAAGGGAATAAAAAGGACGTGTGTGGAAAAGACTTCAGCCTTAGCTCTCATCACCAGCATGGGCAGAGTCTTCACACGGTGGGAGTGTCATTTAAGTGCAGTGACTGTGGAAGGACTTTCAGTCATAGCTCCCATCTTGCATATCATCAGAGACTTCACACTCAAGAGAAAGCATTTAAATGTAGGGTGTGTGGGAAAGCCTTCCGGTGGAGTTCCAACTGTGCGCGGCATGAGAAAATTCACACTGGAGTGAAGCCCTATAAATGCGATTTATGTGAGAAAGCTTTCCGACGTCTGTCAGCCTACCGTCTGCACCGAGAAACCCATGCTAAGAAGAAATTTCTTGAATTGAATCAGTATAGGGCAGCTCTCACCTACAGCTCAGGGTTTGATCATcatttgggagaccaaagtggggaGAAACTCTTTGACTGCAGCCAGTGCAGGAAATCCTTCCACTGTAAGTCATATGTTCTTGAACATCAAAGGATTCACACCCAGGAGAAGCCCTATAAATGTACCAAATGCAGGAAAACCTTTAGGTGGAGATCAAACTTTACTCGTCATATGAGGTTGCATGAGGAGGAAAAATTCTACAAACAAGATGAATGTCGTGAGGGCTTCAGGCAGTCTCCTGACTGCAGTCAGCCCCAGGGTGCCCCTGCTgtggagaaaacatttttgtgtCAGCAGTGTGGGAAAACTTTTACTAGAAAGAAAACTCTCGTTGACCACCAGAGAATTCACACAGGTGAGAAACCATACCAGTGTAGCGATTGTGGGAAGGACTTTGCCTATAGGTCAGCCTTTATTGTTCATAAGAAGAAGCATGCCATGAAAAGAAGACCTGAGGGCGGGGCATCTTTTAGTCAGGACAGAGTGTTCCAGGTTCCTCAGAGCAGTCACTCCAGAGAGGAGCCCTACAAATGCAGCCAGTGTGGCAAGGCCTTCCGCAATcactccttcctcctcatccatcagagagttcacactggagagaagccgTATAAGTGTAGggagtgtgggaaagccttcagatgGAGTTCCAATCTCTACCGACATCAGAGGATTCACTCTCTTCAAAAACAGTATGATTGCCATGAAAGTGAAAAGACTCCAAATGTGGAGCCAAAAATCCTCACTGGTGAGAAACGTTTTTGGTGTCAAGAATGTGGGAAAACCTTTACACGTAAAAGAACCCTTTTAGATCATAAGGGAATACACAGTGGAGAGAAGCGCTATAAATGTAATCTGTGTGGGAAATCTTACGATAGAAACTATCGCCTTGTTAACCATCAGAGGATCCACTCTACAGAGAGACCTTTCAAATGTCAGTGGTGTGGGAAAGAGTTCATTGGAAGACATACCCTTTGCAGTCACCAGAGGAAACACACCAGAGCAGCACAGACTGAACGTAGCCCACCTGCGCGGTCTTCCTCTCAGGACACAAAGTTGAGATTACAGAAGCTAAAACCAAGTGAGGAGATGCCCCTCGAAGACTGCAAAGAAGCTTGCAACCAGAGCTCCAGGCTCACTGGACTTCAGGACATAACCATTGGGAAAAAGTGCCACAAATGCAGCATCTGTGGGAAAACTTTCAACAAGAGTTCACAACTCATTAGCCACAAGAGATTTCATACTCGAGAGAGGCCGTTCAAATGCACCAAGTGTGGGAAGACCTTCAGGTGGTCTTCAAACCTGGCTCGGCATATGAAAAACCATATTAGAGATTAGCCTGGGACCTGACAATGACAGTGGGGGAGGGTTCTCAGTCCCCTGCTAGAGAACCCTTAATTATAGGCAGTGTGGAGAAACCTTCACAAAGGGCCCAGCCCTTTCTATTTCAGAAGCTAGTGACAGAATCCCAAGGATTTAAAAGCTCGGGGAGTCCCCAGCCTGCCTGCTGGGATGTGACGCCGGGGAAGCTCAGCAGCATGTTCTTTGGAGCCCTTCTGGAGACTTGGGTCCCTAGGAGTGGCCTCTGCACCATAGCCTGCAGCTCGCCCGGTCAGGTCTCCTTCCACAACTCTGAGGAGAGAGACGACTGCCCTTTACAGTTGGACAAAATATCTGTGGCATCATGGGCTGTGGCTGCTGGAAAGGGGCCAGTGGGATCCTAGATTTATCTTCAAGTTTGGTCTGTGGCCATGCCTATTCTGTTGACTTTAAAAGCAGCAGCATCAAGAATGCCTTGTCTTCTGAAATGCCCCCTGGGGAGTTCTGGCTGGGGCTTCAGTCTTCCTGGCTGGCTTTTGGATATCTGCTAGGGGGTTAGAGAGGTCTCAGCGGCAGGTGGAGGAGAGCAGGATGCTGGACTCAAACACTTGGCTTGTGGAGCTCTACCAGTACCCTGTTGCCATCCCCATCCCACAGGCCTACATAGGCGGCAGCATCCATCTGTTTAACAGAAATGTGCTGAGCACTCCCATACACCAGGCACTGGTTTGTTTGCCAGAGACCTAGCAGGGACCAGAACAGATGAAAATCCTGCCATCTTGGATCTTTACACATGACAGACAAATGGGATATGCAGTATTCTGGATGGTGATGTGTGTAGTGGACAAAGTGAAGCAGAGAAGAGTGAGAGGGAGTGCTGGATTGGGAGATCAATTGTGATTTTAGATAGTCTGGTCAGGGAGGGCCTCAACTGAGAAAGTGAaatttgagcaaagacctgaaggaggcCAGGGAGGTAGCAGGTAACTGTCTAGGGAGAGTTGCAGGCAGAGGAGATTGGGTCTTGTCTGGTGTCCTCAGGATAGCAAGGAAGCCCCTGGGATGGAGTGCAGGGAGCCagctggaaggggaggagaggggccaGGGAGACCATAGGCCAGGCCATGTGAGCATTATGGGTCATTACAGGGGTTTGAGCTGCCTCGGAGGCAGGGAGCTTTTAGACAATTTTGAGTTGAGGAGTGATGTGGTTTGAATCTGAATTACGTTTTATAAGAGTTAACCACAGATCCAAGGACTCAGTAAAATGGAATGGGTGAAAGGCTTCTCATGTGGTTACCCTTGCTGCCAGTTCCCATAAATCAGACTCCTCCCCACTCCGTTTCTGAATTTTCTATAGGATCCTCAGCCTCAGCAGATGTAAATGATTACCATTGTTGTGTTCACGTCTCTAGCCCCTGCATACTGCAGGGCCCTCTCACCTTCACATACCCCTCTCCCTGTATGAGATCTGGTGCTAGCAATCAGATTCAACCCGAAGGAACAAGTGCATGTGCCTGCTGCTCTCAGGAGAAAAGGCGGCCTGTTCTGGAAGGAGCTCCTTCACTGGCCCACCCACTTGTGTTGAAGCAAAAAGCAAGAATCAATTACTTAAAGGCAAAGGAGTGCTATTGCTAAAGCCTGTGAGCAATCATTGCTTCTGATTATTGAAGAGGTCAGATTGTAAATGAAAGGATAAAATGTCTTAATAGTAGAGCAGTGTCCCCGACTGTAGCGGCCCATTCACGGAGCTGGTCACTTCttgaaatgagaagaaaccaaccTGGAAGATGTCTTTTTCAGTACAGTATGGAATAATCTTATCTGCTCTGGATTGCCATGAGCAGGTGAAAATGAAGGCTCTGATATTGTGTGGTGGTGTCACGGGATGGTGGGGGCGGGCCAGAAGTCTCCTGTTGGTGTTCTGATGCCTGTTCAGCTTTGTCCTCAGGAAGGTTTGGTCATCTTGGTTCCGCCATCTCTTGCCTTCCTACGGCAGCAGCTGTTCATGGCAGTGAAGATGTCCCTTCACTGTCCCAAAAATGGCACTAGAAGTGGCTGGGCAGGGACCAGAGTCATAGGAAGGGTCTTGGAGTCATCAGATCTGGGTTCCAGGCATGGTGTGCCTTTTCTTGGCAGGaatgatcttgagcaagtcagtGAACCTCTGCATCGATTTCCTTATGTGTGAAGTTAGAGTGATTTGCTGTGCTACCTGACTCCTGAGATTGGTGAAAGAGG includes the following:
- the ZNF445 gene encoding zinc finger protein 445 isoform X1; the encoded protein is MPPGRWHAVYPAQAQSSRERGRLQTIKKEEEDESYTPVQAARPQTLNRPGQELFRQLFRQLRYHESSGPLETLSRLRELCRWWLRPDVLSKAQILELLVLEQFLSILPGELRVWVQLHNPESGEEAVALLEELQRDLDGTSWRDPGPAQSPDVHWMGTGALRSAQIWSLASPLRSSSALGDHLEPPYEIEARDFLAGQSDTPAAQMPALFQREGCPGDQVTPPRSQKAQLQETMTFKDVEVTFSQDEWGWLDSAQRNLYRDVMLENYRNMAFLVGPFTKPALISWLEAREPWGLNLQAAQPKGNAGVAPTGDDVQIKTNKFILDQEPLEEAETLAVSSGCPATSVSEGIGLRESFQQKSRQKDQCENPIQVTVKKEETNFSHRTGKDSEVSGSNSLDLKHVTYLRVSGRKESLKHGCGKHFRMNSHHYDYKKYGKGLRHMIGGFSLHQRIHTGLKGNKKDVCGKDFSLSSHHQHGQSLHTVGVSFKCSDCGRTFSHSSHLAYHQRLHTQEKAFKCRVCGKAFRWSSNCARHEKIHTGVKPYKCDLCEKAFRRLSAYRLHRETHAKKKFLELNQYRAALTYSSGFDHHLGDQSGEKLFDCSQCRKSFHCKSYVLEHQRIHTQEKPYKCTKCRKTFRWRSNFTRHMRLHEEEKFYKQDECREGFRQSPDCSQPQGAPAVEKTFLCQQCGKTFTRKKTLVDHQRIHTGEKPYQCSDCGKDFAYRSAFIVHKKKHAMKRRPEGGASFSQDRVFQVPQSSHSREEPYKCSQCGKAFRNHSFLLIHQRVHTGEKPYKCRECGKAFRWSSNLYRHQRIHSLQKQYDCHESEKTPNVEPKILTGEKRFWCQECGKTFTRKRTLLDHKGIHSGEKRYKCNLCGKSYDRNYRLVNHQRIHSTERPFKCQWCGKEFIGRHTLCSHQRKHTRAAQTERSPPARSSSQDTKLRLQKLKPSEEMPLEDCKEACNQSSRLTGLQDITIGKKCHKCSICGKTFNKSSQLISHKRFHTRERPFKCTKCGKTFRWSSNLARHMKNHIRD
- the ZNF445 gene encoding zinc finger protein 445 isoform X2; this encodes MPPGRWHAVYPAQAQSSRERGRLQTIKKEEEDESYTPVQAARPQTLNRPGQELFRQLFRQLRYHESSGPLETLSRLRELCRWWLRPDVLSKAQILELLVLEQFLSILPGELRVWVQLHNPESGEEAVALLEELQRDLDGTSWRDPGPAQSPDVHWMGTGALRSAQIWSLASPLRSSSALGDHLEPPYEIEARDFLAGQSDTPAAQMPALFQREGCPGDQETMTFKDVEVTFSQDEWGWLDSAQRNLYRDVMLENYRNMAFLVGPFTKPALISWLEAREPWGLNLQAAQPKGNAGVAPTGDDVQIKTNKFILDQEPLEEAETLAVSSGCPATSVSEGIGLRESFQQKSRQKDQCENPIQVTVKKEETNFSHRTGKDSEVSGSNSLDLKHVTYLRVSGRKESLKHGCGKHFRMNSHHYDYKKYGKGLRHMIGGFSLHQRIHTGLKGNKKDVCGKDFSLSSHHQHGQSLHTVGVSFKCSDCGRTFSHSSHLAYHQRLHTQEKAFKCRVCGKAFRWSSNCARHEKIHTGVKPYKCDLCEKAFRRLSAYRLHRETHAKKKFLELNQYRAALTYSSGFDHHLGDQSGEKLFDCSQCRKSFHCKSYVLEHQRIHTQEKPYKCTKCRKTFRWRSNFTRHMRLHEEEKFYKQDECREGFRQSPDCSQPQGAPAVEKTFLCQQCGKTFTRKKTLVDHQRIHTGEKPYQCSDCGKDFAYRSAFIVHKKKHAMKRRPEGGASFSQDRVFQVPQSSHSREEPYKCSQCGKAFRNHSFLLIHQRVHTGEKPYKCRECGKAFRWSSNLYRHQRIHSLQKQYDCHESEKTPNVEPKILTGEKRFWCQECGKTFTRKRTLLDHKGIHSGEKRYKCNLCGKSYDRNYRLVNHQRIHSTERPFKCQWCGKEFIGRHTLCSHQRKHTRAAQTERSPPARSSSQDTKLRLQKLKPSEEMPLEDCKEACNQSSRLTGLQDITIGKKCHKCSICGKTFNKSSQLISHKRFHTRERPFKCTKCGKTFRWSSNLARHMKNHIRD
- the ZNF445 gene encoding zinc finger protein 445 isoform X3 produces the protein MEDTPAAQMPALFQREGCPGDQVTPPRSQKAQLQETMTFKDVEVTFSQDEWGWLDSAQRNLYRDVMLENYRNMAFLVGPFTKPALISWLEAREPWGLNLQAAQPKGNAGVAPTGDDVQIKTNKFILDQEPLEEAETLAVSSGCPATSVSEGIGLRESFQQKSRQKDQCENPIQVTVKKEETNFSHRTGKDSEVSGSNSLDLKHVTYLRVSGRKESLKHGCGKHFRMNSHHYDYKKYGKGLRHMIGGFSLHQRIHTGLKGNKKDVCGKDFSLSSHHQHGQSLHTVGVSFKCSDCGRTFSHSSHLAYHQRLHTQEKAFKCRVCGKAFRWSSNCARHEKIHTGVKPYKCDLCEKAFRRLSAYRLHRETHAKKKFLELNQYRAALTYSSGFDHHLGDQSGEKLFDCSQCRKSFHCKSYVLEHQRIHTQEKPYKCTKCRKTFRWRSNFTRHMRLHEEEKFYKQDECREGFRQSPDCSQPQGAPAVEKTFLCQQCGKTFTRKKTLVDHQRIHTGEKPYQCSDCGKDFAYRSAFIVHKKKHAMKRRPEGGASFSQDRVFQVPQSSHSREEPYKCSQCGKAFRNHSFLLIHQRVHTGEKPYKCRECGKAFRWSSNLYRHQRIHSLQKQYDCHESEKTPNVEPKILTGEKRFWCQECGKTFTRKRTLLDHKGIHSGEKRYKCNLCGKSYDRNYRLVNHQRIHSTERPFKCQWCGKEFIGRHTLCSHQRKHTRAAQTERSPPARSSSQDTKLRLQKLKPSEEMPLEDCKEACNQSSRLTGLQDITIGKKCHKCSICGKTFNKSSQLISHKRFHTRERPFKCTKCGKTFRWSSNLARHMKNHIRD